Part of the Limisphaerales bacterium genome, CACAACGCCGAAGTGCCCGCGGCCCATCGCGAGGCGGGGTTGGTGACGCGCACGGAGGCGGCGGACGGCACGGCGTTTGACTGGAACAAAGTGACCGGCGGTCTTTTCTGTGTGAAATCCGCCGCCACACGGCCGGCCAATGCATTCGTAAGCGTGGCTTATCGCGGTAAATGGTTTTACCTTGCGGACAACGATCTCGAAAGCAAAAGCACGTTTATGCTGCTCACGCAGTTGTTCAATTTGCAGGCGGGGCAAATTAAAACGATGGCGCCGGCATTGACCATTGGGGTCGGTGGATAAGTTGGGGGTTGAGGCTCGCGGATGAAGCGGGTAGGGTGCGCCGCTTTATGAGCGACACAAAACCATTGGTAGGAGTCATCATGGGCAGTCATTCCGACTGGGCGGTGATGGAGAACTGTGCAAAGCAACTCAAAGACCTCGGCGTACCTTACGAGGCCAAAGTCATTTCCGCCCATCGCACGCCGGAATTATTGCACCGTTGGGTGAACGCTTCCACGGAGAACGGGATGGAAGTCATCATCGCGGCAGCCGGAGGCGCGGCGCATTTGGCGGGGGTGACCGCGGCGATCACGTCGGTCCCGGTGCTGGGCGTGCCGATGAAGGCTTGGAGCACGGAGGGGATGGATTCGTTGCTCTCGATGGTACAGATGCCCGGCGGCGTGCCGGTGGGCACTTTAGCGGTCGGTAAGCCGGGGGCCAAGAACGCGGCGCTGTTGGCCACGGCTATTCTCGGGAATAAGTATCCGGAGTACAAAAAGGCGTACGAGGACTTCCGCTCACAACAAACGGCTGATGGCGAGGCGAAGCAGGATTTGCCCGCGGTTTGAGGTTGGGCGATTTTTTTTTCTGTCATCTTGTTTTTTTTCTCGCCGCGCGGGAGTGGGGTGGGTAGATACGGGCACATTCTTTTGGCAAAGCACGGTTCCTTATACATAATACAGTGAAAATTTTTTCCGGCAGATCCAATCGTCCCCTCGCCGAGGCCATCGCGGAAAGCATCAATATGCCGATCGGCAAGGCCATCATCCGCAATTTCCCCAATGGCGAAACGTTCGTGAAGATTGAGGAAAACGTGCGGGGTGAGGACGCGTATGTGATCCAAAGCACTTGCCCGCCGGCAAACCAAAATTTGATGGAGCTATTCATCATGATTGATGCGCTTCGTCGGGCGAGCGCCAATCGGATTACCGCTGTGTTGCCGTTTTATGGCTACGCGCGGCAGGATCGGAAGGATCAACCGCGCGTGCCCATTAGCGCAAAGTTGGTGGCGAACTTGTTGGTGGCTTCGGGCGTGAACCGCGTGCTCACGTGTGATTTGCACGCCCAACAGATTCAGGGATTTTTCGATATTCCAGTGGATCATTTGTACGCGGCACCGGTGATTTTTGAATACCTCAAAACCCTGGATTTGGGCGACGAACTGGCGGTGGTGAGTCCAGACACCGGCGGCATCAAAATGGCCCACGCGTACTCGCAGATGCTGCACGCGAGCCTCGCGATTGTAGCCAAACGGCGGGTTTCGGATACGGAAACCGAGACCGTTTCGGTCATCGGCAAAGTGCGTGGGAAGACCGTTTTACTGGTGGATGACCTCACGGAAACGGCTGGTACGCTGGTTTCGGCGGCGCGTTTGCTGCGGCGGCGCGGGGCGAAAAAGATTATTGCGGCGGTTTCCCACTGTGTTTTGAATGATTTGGGCGCAAAAAGAATGCGAAAATCAAACATTGACGAACTTATCTCGACTGATACTGTTCCCCGCCCCGAAATCAAGGGCTTAAAGCTGACCACTTTGTCGGTGGCCGGCTTGCTCGGCGAGGCGATTAAACGGATTCACACGAATTCATCGGTCACCTCGCTGTTTGAATTTGATGGAGTGAGGATAGGATAATTTAGACGATGAAAGCAATTGAACTAGCCGCCAATGCGCGCACCGCAAAGAAACGCAACCAAGTCAGAGCCCTCCGGCATACCGGCAGCCTGCCCGCCGTCATTTATGGCAGCGGCAGCGGTGCCGAACAGCTCGAAGTAGATAAAAAAACTTTCCAACGGATGATGGCTTCCACCTCCGCCACGGCGGTTTTGGTGGACCTCAACCTCGACGGCAACAGCCGTTTGGCATTGATTCAGGAAGTGCAGCACCACCCGCTGAGCCGCCAGCCATTGCACGTGGATTTCCGCGAAGTGCGCAGGGACCAGCAAGTGCACGTCACCGTGCCCATCGTGCCCATGGGAGAAGCAGTGGGCGTAAAAGTCGGCGGCGGCAACTTGGAACACGTGATGCGTCAGGTTCACGTGAGTGGAACCCCTGATGCGTTGCCGGAAATGATTGAGGTCGATATCACCGGGCTAGACATCGGCGACACCCTGCACATTAGCGATATTGCTGCGCCCGAGGGCGTTCAAATTTTGGATAACACCGGCAACCCGGTCTTCTCCGTATCGCGTCCGCGCGTGGAAGTGGAAGTCACTCCCGCAGAGGGCGAAGGCGAAGAAGGCGCCGAAGGCGAAGAGGGCGTAGCGGCCGAAGGCGAAGCCAAACCCGAGGAAGGCGGGGGCGACAAAAAGTAACCCGCCGCGAGCGGTGCGCCTACGCCAATGGAGGCAGCACACCTCATCGTGGGGCTCGGCAATCCGGGCGCGAAGTACGAACGCACGCGCCACAACGCCGGCTTCCAAGCGGTGGAACATTTGGCCGCCCAATGGGGTGCCGGATGGGCCGACGAAGAGAAAAAATTTTCCGCGCGGCTGGCCCGGGCGGAAGTGGCCGGTCGCACCGTGCTACTGTGCGAGCCGTTGACGTTTATGAACCTCAGCGGCGAGGCCGTGGGAGCGATTTGCGATTTTTATAAAATCGACGAAGCCATCCGCGTGCTGGTGATTGTGGATGATGCCAACATTGAGTTTGGCGAAATCCGGCTGCGCAAAGGCGGCAGCGCCGGAGGCCACAACGGGCTGCGCTCGATGGAGCAGCACTTGGCCACGCCGGACTATCCGCGCCTGCGCATCGGCGTAGGGCGGCCCGCCGATGACCGGCAGGAACTGGCCAGCCACGTGTTGGGCAAGTTTGGCGAAAGCGAAGCGGAAGCACTGAAACCGGTGCTGGAAAAAGTGGCCGCACAAGTGGATTGCTGGCTGGCCCACGGGCCGTCGCGGGCAATGAATGAATTTAACGGGAAGGTGTTTCCTCCCAAGGCAGACGTAAAAGACGACAACAACAGCGACCAGAAAGAAGAAACAGAATTGTGAAACGCTACGACGGATTATTTATTATCGACACCACCGGCCAGTCCGACAGTGTGGACGAGCACATCACCAAGCTCAACGGCCTCATCAGTGAAGCTGGCGGCAAGGTGACTAACGAACAAAAGATCGGCCGGCGCGGCTTTGTCCGCATCGCCAACAAACGCCATAAGGGCGGCTTTTATGTAAACCTCCAGTTCGAATTGGAAGGCGGCGCTCTGGAAGGACTTCGCAAGGAACTAGACAAACGCCCGGAATTCTTCCGCGCCCAAATCACTCGCTCCACCGGTGCCACACTCGAATTGGCCGCCAGTTAACCCCCGCAACACGCTCCCGCAATGCCAAACTACAACAAGGTCATCTTAATGGGAAACCTAACCCGCGATCCCGAGGTTAAATATACTTCCGGCGGCACGGCCATCGCCAAACTCGGCATGGCTATCAACCGCACGTGGACGAATAAAGAAGGCCAAAAGCAGGAGGAAACCACATTCGTGGAAGTGGATGCCTTCGGCCGCCAAGCCGAGGTCATCGGTCAGTATCTCAAAAAAGGTCGTCCGGTGATGGTTGAAGGCCGCCTAAAGCTTGATCAATGGGACGATAAACAAACCGGCCAAAAACGCAGCAAACTTGGGATCACTCTCGAAGGATTTCAATTTCTCGATTCAGGCGGTGGCGGCGGTGGCGGTGGCGGTGGCGGTGGCGGTCACTCCAGCCAACCCAGCGCTCCGGCAGCATCCGGTGCTTCCAGTGCGCCTTCATCGTCCAATATCCCGGACTTGGACGACGTGCCGTTTTAATATTTAACCCTTTTTAAACCGAAAAGATTATGTCCAAAAAAGAAATCGAAATCATCCTCACCGAAAACGTGGTGAGTCTGCGTGCCGCCGAGGGCGATGTGGTGAAGGTGAAGCCCGGCTACGCGCGTAATTTTCTGTTGCCGCACGGAAAGGCGATCCCCGCTTCTGCCGGCAATCAGCGGTACATCGAATCGCTGCAATCCCGCCGTGCCGAGCGCGAGGCCACCGAGCGCCAGCATATGGAGGAACTCCTCGACAGCCTCAAGAGCCTGCGTCTGCACGTTAAAGTAAAGACTGGCGAAGGCGGCAAAATGTTTGGCTCCGTTACCGCCGGCACTATTTGTGATGAATTGCACAACCAGTTTGATCTCGAATTGGACCGTAAAAAAGTGGCGCTCGCCAAACCCCTGCGCGAGCTGGGCGAGTTTGATGTGAAGCTCAAGCTGCACACCGATTTGGAAGGCGAACTGAAAGTGTTCGTGGAAAGCGAAAACCCGCTGCCCACCCCGCAGTCCGTGGCTGATGAAGAAGCCGCCAAGAAAGCGGCTGCGGAAAAAATCGACGAATAATCGGATGTTTTTCATCGCCGCTCCGGATTTAACCGGGGCGGCTTTTTTATGCCCAGCCCGCTGTGAACAAGCGGGGGGGGACGCCAGCAACTTCGCGTTGCCATTGCAGGGAGCAATCGTGTTCCCTTGGCGCGTATGATTGACACGCCCGAAGGGCCCATTCCGGAACCGCCGATGGAGGATTTGGTGAACGCGCCGCGCCGCGCCCCCAATTCTCCTGAAGCCAAATCCACGCCCGCGGGCCGAACGCCACCCCATTCCATTGAAGCTGAGCAGGGGATTCTCGGTTGCCTGATGCTCGATGCCGCGTCCGGATTAGACTTCTGCCTCGAACGCATTCGCGAGCCGCGACAGCTCAGTGATCCTCCCTCCGATAAAGGCCCGCGCGGCAAGCGCCGGCCGCCGGGCGACACGTTTTTTTATGAGCTGAAGCATCAACTCCTCTTTGAGGCGATGATCGATATCGTGGAGTCGCGGCAGGCGGTGGACATTATCACGGTGAAGCAATTCCTCTCCGACCGCAAACAACTCGAAGCCGTCGGCGGTGTGGCGTACCTCAACACGCTGATGGACAGCGTGCCCTCGGCGGCCAATCTTGAATATTATTTCAACATTGTTTGGGATAAATATTTGCTGCGCAAAACCGTGCGCACCTGCACCGAGATTGTCACCCAAGCCTACGAGCACGAGGGTGAAGTGAATCGCCTGCTCGATGAGGTAGAAACCCGAATCCACGGCATCAACGACGAACGCGCCGGCGACGTCAGCACGGACATGAAAAAACTCGTGCACGCCGCCATCGATCGCATCGAAGAGTACCACGAACGAAAGGGAAAGATTTCAGGTGTGCCTTCCGGCTACAAAGTGCTCGATCGGCTGACCGATGGCATGCACGCAGGCGAGATGATCGTCATCGCCGCCCGTCCTTCGATGGGCAAAACCAGTTTGGCGATGAACATTGTGGAGAACATCACGCTGGACGAAAAAATTCCCGTGGGGGTGTTTAGTCTGGAAATGACCGCCGAGGCATTGGTCACCCGTATGATTTTCTCCAATGCCCGCCTTAATTCCAGCAAACTACGTGAAGGGAAAATGAATGATCGCGACTTTCCGCGCATCAACACCGCGGCCGGCAAACTCCACAACGCACCACTGTACATCGACGACACCCCCGGCCTCTCCATCCTGCAGCTGCGCGCCAAGGCCCGCCGCATGCACACGCAGCATGGCATAAAACTCATTGTCATTGACTATCTTCAGCTGCTTCACTCTACTTCGCGCCGGGCGATGGACAATCGGCAGCAGGAGGTTTCAGAAATCTCCAGCGGCATTAAGGCGTTGGCTAAAGAATTAAAAGTGCCGGTGATTGTGCTTTGCCAGTTGAACCGTGAAATGGAGCGGGATAAAAACCGCAAGCCGCGCTTGTCGGATCTCCGCGAATCCGGCGCGATCGAGCAGGACGCCGACTTGGTGGGACTGCTTTACAAAGTTGCGCAGGACGAGGACGCCGATGGTGCAGATGAAAGCGAAGGGTTGCCTGTAAATTTGTTAATCGCCAAGCAACGCAACGGGCCCACCGGGGACGTGCCCTTCACGTTCCTCAAGCCTTATACGCGCTTTGAGCCCGCCGCGGGAATTAATGACAACGATGTGCCGCATGAAGACTAACATTTTGAAGACCACCGTTTTGGCCCTGTTGTTGGCCGCGCCTTTGATCATCGCCCAGCCGGCTGCCGCTCCTCCCAAGGTGGGGGAAGTCAAAGTTACGCTAACCAGCTTCGGTAGCGGCGATCCGGATATCACCGAAGCATACGTGCGCAATCACATCCGAATTCGCCCCGGTGATGAATTTCGCCCCGGCATGACCAATCCGGGCGTGCATGCCCTGATGCAAACCGGTCGATTCCACAACGTGCGTGTAGACGCTTCAGAGGAAAACGGAAAAATCACACTGACCTTTGTTGTCGTGGCCTATCCTAAAGTGACCTCGGTGGATTTACTGTTGCGTCGACCCGATGGGACGACACTCACCGCTGCATCTTTACAGATTAAAGAAAAAGATTTGTTGAAGAAAATTACCCTGCGCAAAGGAAGCCGTTACAGCGACGCCCAACGACAAGCCGACGCCAAAGCTCTGCGGGAACATTATGAGGATAAGGGCTACTATCGGGTAAGCGTAACTAGCGAAGCTAAACGACAGGAAAACGGGAAGTTATCCGGTGCCGTGGAATATTACATCACCGAAGGTGAGCAATTTCAAATTG contains:
- a CDS encoding aminoacyl-tRNA hydrolase — translated: MEAAHLIVGLGNPGAKYERTRHNAGFQAVEHLAAQWGAGWADEEKKFSARLARAEVAGRTVLLCEPLTFMNLSGEAVGAICDFYKIDEAIRVLVIVDDANIEFGEIRLRKGGSAGGHNGLRSMEQHLATPDYPRLRIGVGRPADDRQELASHVLGKFGESEAEALKPVLEKVAAQVDCWLAHGPSRAMNEFNGKVFPPKADVKDDNNSDQKEETEL
- the ssb gene encoding single-stranded DNA-binding protein, with protein sequence MPNYNKVILMGNLTRDPEVKYTSGGTAIAKLGMAINRTWTNKEGQKQEETTFVEVDAFGRQAEVIGQYLKKGRPVMVEGRLKLDQWDDKQTGQKRSKLGITLEGFQFLDSGGGGGGGGGGGGGHSSQPSAPAASGASSAPSSSNIPDLDDVPF
- the dnaB gene encoding replicative DNA helicase, whose protein sequence is MIDTPEGPIPEPPMEDLVNAPRRAPNSPEAKSTPAGRTPPHSIEAEQGILGCLMLDAASGLDFCLERIREPRQLSDPPSDKGPRGKRRPPGDTFFYELKHQLLFEAMIDIVESRQAVDIITVKQFLSDRKQLEAVGGVAYLNTLMDSVPSAANLEYYFNIVWDKYLLRKTVRTCTEIVTQAYEHEGEVNRLLDEVETRIHGINDERAGDVSTDMKKLVHAAIDRIEEYHERKGKISGVPSGYKVLDRLTDGMHAGEMIVIAARPSMGKTSLAMNIVENITLDEKIPVGVFSLEMTAEALVTRMIFSNARLNSSKLREGKMNDRDFPRINTAAGKLHNAPLYIDDTPGLSILQLRAKARRMHTQHGIKLIVIDYLQLLHSTSRRAMDNRQQEVSEISSGIKALAKELKVPVIVLCQLNREMERDKNRKPRLSDLRESGAIEQDADLVGLLYKVAQDEDADGADESEGLPVNLLIAKQRNGPTGDVPFTFLKPYTRFEPAAGINDNDVPHED
- a CDS encoding ribose-phosphate pyrophosphokinase, whose translation is MKIFSGRSNRPLAEAIAESINMPIGKAIIRNFPNGETFVKIEENVRGEDAYVIQSTCPPANQNLMELFIMIDALRRASANRITAVLPFYGYARQDRKDQPRVPISAKLVANLLVASGVNRVLTCDLHAQQIQGFFDIPVDHLYAAPVIFEYLKTLDLGDELAVVSPDTGGIKMAHAYSQMLHASLAIVAKRRVSDTETETVSVIGKVRGKTVLLVDDLTETAGTLVSAARLLRRRGAKKIIAAVSHCVLNDLGAKRMRKSNIDELISTDTVPRPEIKGLKLTTLSVAGLLGEAIKRIHTNSSVTSLFEFDGVRIG
- the purE gene encoding 5-(carboxyamino)imidazole ribonucleotide mutase, producing MSDTKPLVGVIMGSHSDWAVMENCAKQLKDLGVPYEAKVISAHRTPELLHRWVNASTENGMEVIIAAAGGAAHLAGVTAAITSVPVLGVPMKAWSTEGMDSLLSMVQMPGGVPVGTLAVGKPGAKNAALLATAILGNKYPEYKKAYEDFRSQQTADGEAKQDLPAV
- a CDS encoding 30S ribosomal protein S6, which gives rise to MKRYDGLFIIDTTGQSDSVDEHITKLNGLISEAGGKVTNEQKIGRRGFVRIANKRHKGGFYVNLQFELEGGALEGLRKELDKRPEFFRAQITRSTGATLELAAS
- a CDS encoding 50S ribosomal protein L9, which translates into the protein MSKKEIEIILTENVVSLRAAEGDVVKVKPGYARNFLLPHGKAIPASAGNQRYIESLQSRRAEREATERQHMEELLDSLKSLRLHVKVKTGEGGKMFGSVTAGTICDELHNQFDLELDRKKVALAKPLRELGEFDVKLKLHTDLEGELKVFVESENPLPTPQSVADEEAAKKAAAEKIDE
- a CDS encoding 50S ribosomal protein L25: MKAIELAANARTAKKRNQVRALRHTGSLPAVIYGSGSGAEQLEVDKKTFQRMMASTSATAVLVDLNLDGNSRLALIQEVQHHPLSRQPLHVDFREVRRDQQVHVTVPIVPMGEAVGVKVGGGNLEHVMRQVHVSGTPDALPEMIEVDITGLDIGDTLHISDIAAPEGVQILDNTGNPVFSVSRPRVEVEVTPAEGEGEEGAEGEEGVAAEGEAKPEEGGGDKK